A window from Deltaproteobacteria bacterium encodes these proteins:
- a CDS encoding GNAT family N-acetyltransferase, with protein MIRPVNPSDREQILSILGGWDAFNEEEVLVAMELVDDVLSKGKNSDYLIFCDVDGRERVEGYICFGRIPLTDFCYDLYWIAVDRSSARRGVGRRLLTFMEEDVRHRGGRKVYIDTSSTSGYGPARDFYEHHGYRVVCTIRDFYRDGDHKVLYCKEI; from the coding sequence ATGATCAGACCCGTTAATCCTTCCGACAGAGAACAGATCCTGAGCATCCTTGGCGGGTGGGACGCCTTCAACGAAGAGGAGGTCCTGGTCGCCATGGAGCTTGTCGACGATGTTCTTTCAAAAGGGAAGAACAGCGATTACCTGATCTTTTGCGATGTTGACGGCAGGGAGCGTGTGGAAGGCTATATCTGTTTCGGTCGGATCCCCCTCACCGATTTCTGCTATGACCTGTACTGGATAGCCGTGGACCGGAGCAGCGCCCGGCGGGGCGTGGGGAGGAGACTCCTTACGTTCATGGAGGAAGATGTTCGTCACCGGGGCGGCAGGAAGGTCTATATTGACACATCGTCCACGTCCGGATACGGGCCGGCCAGAGATTTTTATGAACACCACGGGTATCGGGTCGTCTGCACGATCAGGGACTTTTATCGGGATGGAGACCACAAGGTATTGTATTGTAAAGAGATATGA
- a CDS encoding zinc-ribbon domain-containing protein, with translation MEDILIKCVQCNREFVFSAGEQSFYQSRNFTYPKRCPECRKKRSDEKTSGGNTRERRASGPRGRDPLSV, from the coding sequence ATGGAAGACATTTTGATCAAATGCGTTCAGTGTAACCGGGAGTTTGTCTTTTCGGCGGGCGAACAGAGTTTTTACCAGAGCAGGAATTTCACCTATCCGAAGCGCTGTCCCGAGTGCCGGAAGAAACGGTCTGATGAGAAAACCTCGGGCGGGAACACCAGAGAACGTCGAGCGAGCGGTCCTCGCGGTCGGGACCCGCTCTCCGTCTAA
- a CDS encoding AMP-binding protein has protein sequence MSELSRSQVVWKVLRDAAETMPEKIGYICQGREISFREMDEITDRVASGLLQMGFKKGDRIGIIGLNQLEWLYTYFAAAKIGAAIVGLSIRYRDMELDYMINHSQARAIVTIPEFFVTDYVKFFDEFRGKIPSVTEFVFIGKTGFPGSFTFDRLLNADVDRDALEKSKEAVRPDDLMIIIYTSGTTGKPKGAAISHKSQLAAARAQAEHIRVTPDDLILLPLPFNHVGGITCGICSLLLGRGCCVLIPMFTPDEMIDLAVQYRPTAFAGVPTIHTLLLMNEKFKGWDKSSVRLVITGGSNAEPELLRQLSEAFSNALLMNLYGLSEASGAVIMSPEDSDFEHTVLSIGKTIGDFRARVIDMDGTVLPAGEIGELCIAGDCVVGGYFRMPEETAETIDREGWLHTGDMASIDEEGYVVLKGRKKEMYITGGFNVYPVEVENLLSKHPKVMMVAGIGVPDPVLGEVGRYYIVPHPGTEPTAEEIKEFCRQNLADYKVPKQVVFREQLPLTPLGKIMKSQLKENFIATGE, from the coding sequence ATGAGTGAACTGTCACGATCGCAGGTGGTATGGAAGGTGCTTCGGGATGCGGCGGAAACAATGCCCGAAAAGATCGGGTATATCTGTCAGGGACGGGAGATCAGCTTCCGGGAGATGGATGAGATAACCGATCGAGTCGCGTCGGGTCTTTTACAGATGGGGTTCAAAAAGGGTGACCGGATCGGGATCATCGGGTTGAACCAGCTCGAGTGGCTCTATACCTATTTTGCCGCCGCGAAGATCGGTGCCGCCATAGTAGGCCTCAGCATCCGATACCGGGACATGGAGCTCGATTACATGATCAATCACTCCCAGGCGCGGGCGATCGTGACGATACCCGAGTTCTTCGTGACCGATTATGTCAAGTTCTTCGATGAGTTCCGGGGAAAAATACCCTCCGTCACGGAATTCGTGTTCATCGGGAAAACGGGATTTCCCGGGAGCTTTACCTTTGACCGGCTTCTCAATGCCGATGTGGATCGGGATGCCCTTGAGAAGTCCAAGGAGGCGGTGCGGCCCGATGACCTGATGATCATCATCTATACCTCGGGGACGACGGGAAAACCCAAGGGTGCCGCCATCTCTCACAAGAGCCAGCTTGCCGCGGCGCGGGCCCAGGCCGAACATATCAGGGTAACGCCGGATGACCTGATCCTGCTGCCCCTTCCCTTCAATCACGTGGGCGGTATCACCTGCGGCATCTGCTCCCTGCTGCTCGGACGCGGGTGCTGTGTCCTGATCCCCATGTTCACGCCCGATGAAATGATCGACCTTGCCGTTCAGTACAGGCCGACGGCCTTTGCCGGAGTGCCGACGATCCACACGCTTCTCCTGATGAACGAGAAATTCAAGGGGTGGGATAAGAGCAGCGTCAGGCTCGTCATCACCGGCGGGTCGAACGCGGAACCGGAGCTGCTTCGGCAGCTTTCCGAGGCCTTTTCCAACGCGCTCCTGATGAACCTCTACGGCCTGAGCGAGGCTTCCGGCGCCGTTATCATGAGTCCCGAGGACAGCGATTTCGAGCATACGGTCCTGAGCATCGGTAAAACCATCGGTGATTTCCGGGCGCGGGTCATCGATATGGACGGAACGGTCCTGCCAGCCGGCGAGATAGGCGAACTCTGCATTGCCGGTGACTGTGTCGTGGGCGGGTACTTCCGGATGCCCGAGGAGACGGCCGAGACCATTGACCGTGAGGGATGGCTTCATACGGGTGATATGGCATCCATCGATGAAGAGGGATACGTGGTCCTGAAGGGCCGGAAAAAAGAGATGTACATCACGGGCGGCTTCAATGTCTATCCCGTCGAGGTGGAGAATCTCCTGTCGAAACACCCGAAGGTGATGATGGTTGCCGGGATCGGTGTTCCCGATCCCGTTCTCGGTGAGGTGGGACGATATTACATCGTTCCCCATCCGGGCACGGAGCCGACGGCTGAGGAGATCAAGGAATTCTGCAGGCAGAACCTGGCCGACTACAAGGTGCCGAAGCAGGTCGTCTTTCGGGAGCAACTCCCCCTGACGCCGCTTGGAAAGATCATGAAATCACAGTTGAAAGAGAATTTTATCGCCACGGGCGAATAG